The window CGAATTTCAGCATAAAGGAAGTGAAACCGGCTGCCTTTTCTCAATCTTTTGTCCAACCAAAGCTTACTATTGATCTATCAGCACTCGGAGTTCCAGAAGACGGACAAAGAACGATCAACGATCTCATGTCTTTCTACGACACCAATAttcaagaaaacaagaacaCAAATGGGAGCTCCAGCATTTTGAAGGAGCCGTCCCTTCAGCACCTTCAATACCAACAAAATGGTTACCTTCAAGGTCAAGAAATAGTGCTGGAACCCAACATATTTTCCAACAATAACATGTCAGTTGATCAGTTCCGCCAGTCCAAGGTCATAAATCCACCTGGAGCTGAAAATTTCCAACTTATGTTCACTCCTCCATTCAATATATCCTCCATCGACTACACAGACAATTTTCCTGATGTTTCAAGAGAGAACCAGATCAAGGAGGACCTTCCGATTTGGTACTGAAACACTCGTATGAGAACGTCACCGATACAATCTCCACACACTTCATCAGGTGGAATTGTTTTACTTAGCTTTGTCTTAGTTATTTCTATGCTATTTGCTTAACCATATAGGTTTAGAGTTCGTGAAAGTTATTCCGGCATGGTTGGAACAATCAAGAAAAGGATCCGTATCCTACTACGATTTAGCATGCTTTGCTATCGAAAAAAGCGGGTAGACTTTACATATATGTGTGATATAAATAAGCTTCAGTTTCATTTAGAGTTTGTTGATTTGGTTTTCTTGTCCGATCACAAGCTGAGTTTGCTGTTTCATATGTCTACTGTGGAGTCTAAGTTTTTATGTACATAGTGGGTGTATTTTGTTGACTGAAAGAGGATGCTTTGTCATTTTCATTTGACTTTGTATTTTGGGAGTGGAGTGGAACAGTGAATGGGTGGTTCTTGGTAAATGCATGTCTTGTCTTTAAATTTGGGATATAACATCAAACCAAATGCTCGAGGGTCCTCTCCTTTCAACGAGTTGGGCTCGACCCTTCAATTGATATTTAATCCGCAATCCAAACCCGCAGTTTGGATTGTTATATAAAACGTTAGAAAATTGAGTTTCAGCAAAAAGtcatgaaaatcttattgatgGCTGCTGTTCCCATGTATCAATGTCACATTGGCAATGGgtaaccagtctttttcatgtCGCTGTTTGGTAGTAATGAAAGGTTAATATACCAAATTTTCTTTGACCCTTTTCTACTTTGAGACCATAGATGAGTGATGACTTGATGCATTCATTGCACATATTCTGTTTTCCTCAATTCTTCagtcaaattattttgttttaaatggTTTGAAAATTCTCGAATTTCTTGGCACATATAAAGAACTATCTCTATCATATGATTGGGTAGTTTAGTTTAGTTTAGTttagttttgttttgttttgttttgttattaTTGGGAAGATATGATTGTACGTTTtcgatatttaattttatattattttatacaattgtgtgtatatgtgtgtgtgtgtgtatatattgtCATTATGTTTATCATCttcgtttttatttaattttataatttcttaatgTTTTCTAACGGAGAagttaataatttttgtaaatattttaaaataacattcaaAGTATTCGAGATAAAAGAAGATGTGATAGTTGACTGTCTCGAATAAGGTCAAAATGCTTATTTTTCGAGGAATATTACGATTGAAACTCGAtagggaaaatattttgtataatatataGTTCGACCTTTATGTTAAACACGTGTATTTCACATTTCAACGTTCAAAAAGTTTTATgcttttttaagaatatttgtgTAATATAGGAATTCATTTTCTCTCTTATATTATATACTCTTATTATATGCGTTGcgtattttttgttatttagttttatgatatcttataataatttttttaatatattaatctaaaaattcaaaattctgGATAACAAtaaagataatatatatatatgttagggattttaaaaaatttacaaagtaAATATGATAAGTTATAAATGAATGTGTAAATTGTTTAAGTAGATTTCtataatatatatctatattttttttaaaaaaaaatttaaaggacACCTGCAAATTCTCAATATTGTAATACAAAAGGACGGTGGATCTTGAATTTTCTGTTTGACTTTTGATTAATTTCAAGAATCAAGGAAGGCCTGCACATGATAAGTCATTTGCAAGAATTTCCGCAACTCATTTATGTGAgataagtattttatttaattattaataaaataatattattttttatatcaatattattacttattattgtaaatatgggtaGGATTTATCCGTCTCATAGACCCGTGAAACTGTTTCATAAGAAAtctactaaaataaaaaataaaaataaaatcctgcttttttaatatttaaattttcaagcagaaatattatatataaatcctTGCCATTTGCATTCAAACATAAAACTCCTCGCCATTAATTTGTGTGCTTTTAAGAATAATAACATGTGGAGATGGTTAGGTAACCTCACGCAGCCGCCTCGAAGAGAAAGAGAAGTCGAGCAAgttaagaattaaaaattttaaattatttatttaatcactctaattattGAGTcagcatatattttaaatgttgaaaATCGTGTAAtaatcatattgttttctaattttatatAAGAACATTTTgggttttgtatttatttttctttgaagaaatttTCATATGACAAATTGGCATAAATTAGATTTTCATCATCAAAttagtttaaaaaaatagaaattaatataataagttcacttcttttaacatttttaatgatTCTTTTTCTCATAGAACCGTCATATGATAACATATATATCTTACATCGAGTAAGCAATccgaagaaaaaaataaataaaagtataaACAAAGAAAGTCTATTTCGTTAAAACCAAttttaactaaataaataatcaaaatcaaatttaattttttttacttacttAAATAAACATTTACTGTTTCTTAGGAAGAAACTAGTCAATCGaatactattaaaaaaaatatcatatgcaaatattttatttttattttattattttgcatttttttttatttttaatctatTTCGTACAAATTATTAAGATAATAATTAAGACCGGACACTTACTAACATTTCCGGCAGAACTTGCATGGCGGCTGTGCATGCACCGGGATATGGGCATATAtttgtacaaaatttttttattaatttaaataatatttaaataaaattaatatcataattataaaaattaacgaAATGACGTGTCGTGAGTTTATACAATTctttttaattgatttgatatcataattataaaaattaatgaaaaatcatattttaatttataataattatattcaaataaagatcgtgttatatttgtaaaaattaataagagaaaatgttgatatttaaaatgaagggaaaaaaggaaaaaattgggGGGGAGAGGATGAGACAACATATCACGGTTTTAATAGAACCATCCTTAGAAAATTTTACAGAACACCAAAATCCCAAATCTCTAAAACTCCTGAATCAACCAATTTTAACTATACAACTGGCTACATACATATatctatataaaatataatagctCAGATATCCAACATCAATCCAATAACTCAAGTTGAAGATGTGTCATTCTATACCTATGTATTGATCCTTTATTTTGATGCCTCGCCAAAATCTCGAGTCGTAAAACTTACACAACCTTATTCTGTTGAGACTTGGGTTGCTCGTACTTATCCTTCGCGTCTTGAATGGACTTCTGAAGATCAGTGAACATAGAGACAGAACATTCAGCAAAGTTGTTCAACTTGCCAAGAAAACCCGCCAACCTTGTACGAAAGCCGTCAAATGCAGGTATCAGATCCTCAAAAACCTCATCTGTCTTTATGCTACGATCATCATCACCATCCATCCCATCAAGCAACGACACATTTCGAGATCGATTAGTGGCCTTTCCTTGGTTTTTCTCTTGACGGGGCAAAAAGTGAGCCACTTCTGCTGCCAAATCTTTGATAGAATCAACGACTCCTTTACACGGTAACCTATCGATCATCTCCAACCATGAATCACAGATCATGTATATAGGTGGACCGCACTCTTTAATGGGAAGAGGTCTCATTCTTTTGTTTCTCTTGGTAGTATTCTGTGGGAGAGAAACACACTTGAATAGCCACTTATTTATGGCTTCAACATAAATTTTCTGAGCGCCAATCCATTTTGTGAAGTTGGACGATAAAGTGTTGAGTTCATTTGCGAGATGGATACTAATCTGTCTCAGTGAATCAGATTGTATATTGATCTTCATGCTTCCGGGGGCAATCGAGATCGATATAATGTGAAACTGAAGTCTGTGACAATCCATCATCATTTCCCACATTCTTCTTAATCTGTGATCAGGGACAAGTGTAAGAAATAACTCTTTTCTAAGCATATCGGAGGTGATGCAATAATATTTTCTACGTTTCAACATTGCAAGGCTAGAGATGGGAAATATAAACTTGAAGTTAACACTGAAGGCATCATGTTCTGTTCAAAACATATTGCTTAGGGGGCAGGCTAGTAAAATCAATCAAAGGGCGCCGAAAGTTATCATATGTAAATCCAAGGATATGTAGGAAAGCCTTTTTCGTGTGggattatttgtaattttttaaaaaagcaatTGCGTCAGCCCTTAGGAACTGGACCTGCCGCCATCTTGATCATCAGTCTGTTACTCCAATATGTAATATGCATCAAATGTCCTAATAAATTATGGTGAGTGATTGTATGTATTTGATAGCTGAAACCAGAAACAGATCCATACCCTTCAATTAACTCCTCGAGTTGAGGCTGAAGCTCCTTATCTCTAATTTCTTCGATTTTCTTTGAGATCGAGTCAATTCTATGAATAGAAACTCTAATTCTCGAATGCAGATCTTTAACTATCGCACGTGTTTTGTCAGTATTCAGTCCTTGTGATTCTTTCTGTCGGAGAAGCTTACACTTCATATCAAAATTACTTCTAAGCACTTGACAAGCCTGAAACAAGGGGAATGATATTATTTGATCCCCACATAATCATGTTTTGTAAGAAAATGTAAACTTTTGAGCATACCTTCACTTCATCGTAAAGCTTCTTCTCCCATGCATAGAGCCTATCCAAAGTTGAGGCATGACTTCCAGAGACCATACAGAAGTCTTCAAAGAGATTTTTACTCACATCATTGATATCCTCAATGGATTTTCCACCAAGAAGATTCCGAGATGAAGCAGATCGAGATGATGATGTCCGATGCCACGTTAAGTACTTGACAGAATTTTGAGGAGGCTCTAGATAAGTAATTAAACACCGAATGAGCAATCCGATTATTGAATGAAGATAACTTGAGTTAAAATTGCATGATAGGAAGTCTTTAAAACATGAAGAAAAGTGCATCTATATCAAGATTAATTCCCGATCAAGATCTGTCAATCTCTTTCCAATTAGGTTATACTGATCACCTCATTGTATGggtgaaaatatctccctttttttttaatataagaattcacaatcaaatcatattAAAGGTATATCAGAATCTTAATGGTATGACATATGattccaaaatatattattcaattCCAACAATATCTATGCAATTCAGACATACAAGTGCATGCACTTTGCCACAATAATAAACATACTTAAGGAAAGAAATACAAATTCCCCATGCAAAAACCAGAAACAtatctttgttttattttcaatctgataaaagtaaaatatatgAATTCAATACATGCAATTGAACACCTGGCCGATGATTATTATTAGACAAACATGTGATAACTATGTCATACTTTACAGCTGCACACAGTGTCATTTCTGAGTCTTTTGGAGAATGTTTGAgatattcaaaaataaaaagtgGAAGGGAAGAACAATAACGTGTCCCCTAGTGTTGATCAAAACGGTATCATCATAGACTATCTATCTATCTCATCAATCACAGACTCTTTCCAATGAACCAAAAACCGTTGGTCAATTGATAAACCATGAAGGTAAGTGAAAGTGCTGCTTTCAAAGACAGTCACTGCTAAGATCCATAATGTCAGGGCACCGGAAAAATAGCTCCACAGAAATATAGTGGGGCAGACCTACCTTGTTGAATCTCACTTGGATCATCTCCACAAGAGAAACAAGACTTCAGTAGAGATGAGGCAACTGATCCACCTGCCAAAAGAAGAATTCTTTATTGAATATCACCAATTTACAAGaaattggaatttatattgatgAAAGAAAACTTATAAcaaggaaaatgaaaaaattaaagcaTGGATAATTTCTAgaattgtagttgaataaggTCTTCAATGGACATTTTCATAaggtttttaatatatttagtgCATAGTTAATGACGAAATGAAATGCCACTCAAAGATGTGATTTTTTTCCGTACCATACTTCATTGATGACTGAAAGTATCtatcatacataaaatttaatgagAAAGGGAAAGAATAAAAACACTCCGGCATGCGCATATGAATACACATGAACCCTTGGTGCAATTGTGCGTGTACATACAAGAGAGAAACTGAGAAAGGTACTTACTTTCTTTCCCAGGGAAAACCGGACGGAAATGAAATTTATTTGCTTCAAGCATCCGAGGAACTTCTTTACCAGATTCATATGCTTTAACAAAAAGATGTTCAATCTCTTGCATGCTAGAATAGAAGTCCTTAGGTGCAACCTTATCTTCAACTTCGCTTTCTGTAATTGGATTTATCTTCGCATCATTCAGATGCATAAATCTTGAAGATGTGTCTCTTAATGGTGATAGATCAGGAGAGTTATTTTTCTTCCCGTTGATAAACTTGGTCTCTGATGCTACGCGTTCTGACTTTATAGATGGATCTTCATTGAAGACAAATTCTTTGCCTttgatcatattttcaaaacccGGAGACTTGGTTTCTGATGACTTCATAGATGAATCTTCATTGACAGCAGATTCTTTGGCTTCTGTCACATTTTCAAAACTTGGAGGCTTGGTTTTAGATACTCTATTTTCTTGAGGTGCCGCGGATAACTCATCATTGGAATCATTTTTTGTTGCTacattaacattttcaaaactccGAACAAGTGTAGCTAAGGAGGGCTCGTCAAATTCGTCTTCAGAGTCATGAGATTCGTCTATCCCATGTGAGGATAACTTCTCTTCCACATCTTCAAGATCCGGAATGCCCTCCTCTGCCCTGAGATGTTCAATCTCATCAGAGTGTTCAGACCCGTGATCAAATCCGTTTCTCTCTTGTGAAGGAAAATGATCATCAATCGGATTAAAAAGGCCAAAATAATCCCAAGGTGGAGTTTCTGATGGGATGGAAGGGGTTTCAAAGGATGATGCTTCGGGTACTTCTGTTGAACGAGGAGTGGTGCTTGGAGGAGTGGTTGGGATAACCGATACCGCAACATGCACAGGAGGCTTCTCCTCAACTTTCTTGGAAAACATGCTTATAAATTTCATATGATGTGAGTTATACTTCAACACTTGGGATGATGGAGATGGAGAGACATTCACAGTGGCATCCTCATATTGTGATCGGGATGGAGAGGACAAAGATAATTGAGACACAGATTTCTCGGTGAAAGCACGTGGCTCGGTAGTTACATTTCTTGAAGGGAAGGCAAAAGATTCAACTCGAGCATCAATTTCTGCAAATCTCCTTAAAGCAGCtcctatgattttcagttcctcTATATAAGCAATATGAGCTGCTGCTACAGAACACCTACCGTTAAGTGCTTGTTTGATAAATTTCTTTCGCGCACGACAAAGCTGCAATCCTTTGTCTTCTTCCAATCTAGAGTTTGAGGCTCCCATTTGCTCTTACTTGGCGATGCCCCTTTAATTCCAAATTAATATGCAGGCATATGACATCTGCTAAATACATCCTGGATCACACAAATATCAAACAAGTTATGCGAATGCATAAACTAAGGACCATTAAAATGTTGATGATTAAAATTGGttagttaatttaattacaGAGAACCTATACTTCCATCAAATCTCGTTTGAACAGGACATCAGTTTAACAGAATAGAAGCAACTCGGGATctgttttaaaacaaaacaattgCGATTCCCAAACATAAGGctttcatcatttaattttcaccCAAGATAGTCAAGAATGAAGGATCCATAAAAAATACGCAATATTAACCTCGTGTATGAAAGGAAAGGCTATTCAATATTAATGATAAACCACAGattaacaaaataacaaatggAATAAATTCTGTAGTTAGTAATAAGTAATCTTACGAACACATTCAACAAAATGCCCAAATCATTTACAGACCCGAATTTCCAGGTTATGCGttaattttaaatctcatattcATTACCAACATACATGGCTTACAATCACCACAACACACAGGATATATTCAGCATCTTTAGTTTTTGAAAGCTTTTGAAATTAAGTGAGCCACTGTATAAAACAAATTTCTAGCATTAACAAAGAAGGATACAAAACTCGCGTTCAATTCCTTAGAGCAAAACAACTCATGATCAATCATTATGAACCCACTAAGCAACCAATCAAAGGAAATGAAAATCACAAGGCTGTGCTTTAGAAGTAGAAACCCATTAAAAACACACTTAATTGCAGACATTCAAAAGCCAAatcagtcaaaaaaaaaatctaattcaAGTTCGAAATCTATCCAACAACAACCAGATAACTCAATAATTCAATCCCAAGAAACCAAAAGCAAAGAAATCACAACTTCCACAGAAAATTCAATCAAGATTCAGAAACCGGTAGCAAATCAAACGAAGGGGTCAAACGAATTCAGGGCCACTCTGTTTCAAGTCAATCTCTTTCTTATCGTGAAAGAAAAATTACCAAATTCTAAAATCAGCTGGCGGAGATATTCCTTTGGAACCAAAATCCCTTGATTTCCGTGCAGAACACAATGGATGGCTTCCCCAAACAAACGAATAAACCCAGATAGAAAAAGGGAAATTGAAACCTTTTTAACAGGATTACGCTTGTGTGTGTAACAGTGTATCAGTCAGATAAAAAGGGCGGTGGGGCATGTACTAAGTTTGCATgcaagagaaaaagaaaagaaagaaggtGAAAAGCCGACATAGACAGGCAATTGCCCGAATATGGTAGCGATGCCTGTGGGCCATCGCTGACTCAGCAAAGGCAAtagcattaaaaaaaaacaataaatcttGAATTGCTCAGTAGAAAGGTCTCCGATCGCACAGTTCTTGAATTTTACACTGCCTTTTTTGGGAATATAGGATGGAATCACACGGAATAAAGGGGAAAAAGGCGTGAGATTTACGCGGTGGAAATGGGTTGTTTGATTCATTCGACTTGcgtatcttcttcttctttctcttACTCAGCGGCAAGTAAATGAGCTGTCGACACAAAATTTTGATCTAAAATCAAAGGGCTTAAAATATTCGGAAAGCCACTTGTTTTCAAATTAGTAATTGTTTTGGATCTCGAAACaatgaataggtctcttgtgagacggtcttacgaatttttatctgtgagacgggtcaaccctactgatattcacaataaaaaataatattttttcatggatgacacaaataaaagatgtgtctcacaaaatacgacccgtaagatcgtctaacacaaatttttgtccGAAACAATTGAGGTTCGAATATAAGATCTTATCTCAATTTTAATATCTTCATATTataaattatcataaatttgagatattgattTCAAAATGATTATAAGATATAAACGTGTAATATTTCTAGTTACTTAAAAATTATATACCatggtaatttttttaaaaaaagaaattaatatagTATGTGATATTAACTTGAAATTACATAAAAGCACAAAAGACTTTCGAAAGGTCACTAGTTGATATAACATGGGTTATTTGCACAATCAACTTTGTGCAAAAAGTTTCttttataaaatgatatatGTTAAGTTATTATCACAAATTGTGTATCGTAAGTTTAGTCCGAAATTGATATGGTGAAATTACTGAAATATCCATTCATTTCGATTATTTGAACTTCAACTTCACATTTGGaattccattttaaaaaaaaaaaaaaaaaaccgacaTCTTCGAGAAACTGGTGCATATTTTCCTCATATACACTATTACATTTAGGCTCAAATGTTTCGTGTATGTCCCATTTTGGTCCAGGTGTCAAAAAGATTAATCGACTTATGAATGGCTTGCACTTGTGTACGTCtaattaaataaactataaatGACTCAAATCAATAGTGTCAAACGAGTTGTGTTACGTGGTTTTAGTCGATAAAAGTCGTAAATAATACAGTCTTGACCTTTTTATGGAATATATTATTGAATGAAAAACTAGCTTCTACTTgttaacaaattatatatacatcaataccttccaaaaaaaattatatatacatcaacacaaaattttaaaactataaTATTTCATCGAATGCTTCAAATTTAACTAGGAATatcttttcatatatttttcctaACCATCAACTCCTACTTTATATCACAAAATCTTCATCctttaaatatattatcaatCAAACAATGACATTAGATATGAAATGAGGATAATATATAATACTCTCATCAtctataatcaaaataattcatgGACAACattaatagtaatatttttggcatGAATCGGGTTGGATTCGATATCCATCTTTTATAAGAGTTTTGTGTTCAATTAATATGAATTTCCAAACAGGTCCTAACGCATATAACGAATGCAACACATGGAAAAACTGTagttctttaaatttttttccatcaataatatacaaaaaaatcacATAACCATCTAGTAAATGGGCAtagacaaaaacaaaatttcataaGTCTGGATTTTCGCCGAAGTACAGACATGACGCCAAACATTACTAAGGTAACAACCACATAGAACGATAAGTTTTCTATGCAAATGCTCACCAGATGAACTCACATCTCCATCGTgatcatgaaaaaaataaaggTGAAGAATCCAACCAAACATAGAACCGAACCCTCCAGAAGCACGTCATACCGTTCCGCCCAGTGAGCCTGAGCCGACTTGCACCATAGAATGAGAGGGCTACTAGCGAGGTCATTAATGTGATCGTGTACGTTGCCAAGGAAATGAGCAGATATGCGTAACTTAATATTATAATGCTTGCAACGAAGATCAAAAGCTAAAAAGAAGAATTCAGGTTCAAAACATTAATGGCATAATCATCTCCTGACGTGGATAAAATCGTTTATCATATGCAAGTCGTGTCACATAGCCGCAGAGCGAATCCAAAAATTTAAGGGAGAAGGACGAGAAGGGGCAAGGGGGGAGACTCAATGATAGTGcaaaacttgaaatttattaaaaaaacaagtaaaaaaattaattttgttattatgtgtgtgGGAGTGGTGTGCGCTTGTGTCAGTGTTAAATTCAGTTATCACAATGAAACACAGGTTTGCAATCAACAAGGTTAAAATGATACCTGAAGAATAGAACTATGATAGCAAACACCAGCAGTGAAGATGCGTTTCCAATGGCAAGAAACATCGGAAGGGTACGTGGTTGCACAAGGAGACGATGCTGGAATAAGATCAAGACCAGCTACGGCCATTTTTTTCCATGGGTTTGTTGTGGGAATGACTTTCAAATAGAAACAATATGACAATAACTAGAACCCCAGGAAAATGAGCAAAAAGGATACGAGCTTGTGCACTGTTTCTTCTCCAGCAATAGTGTTCGTTATGGTGATTGCCGTTACGCCGAGTAGTGATGCGGATAAGACATGCAATGCCGCTCCAAAAGCAGCTGCATTAGCAAATTATTATCACCAAACTCTATGCACAGGAGTAACATTTTGTGCATATTGTTAACATACAATACCATCATACATATGACAATTTGTGGCCTctatttcaagaaaataatttaaagccTTGAGAAATACATGATGCCAATCCCAGGAAATTACTGAATCAATCATGTCTCATCACTTTCCCAGATACCATTTATTCATTTATATATGACAATTTGTTGCGTCAACTCTTCAGCAAAATGATTTAATTGCCATGGAATTTCTGCACAAAAAATAACTAATAGCACAAGTTTGATAATCAGGGGTGGGTACTATCATTCAAACTACAATAGCTTTGACGTAATGGTAGCATGAACAGTATTATTCTCTCGGAAGTCCTGAAACTAGAAGGTCCAGCGGCTAGACTTGGGGGCTGGATTCACATCCAAAATCAAAGCACACATTACTTATTCAGCAACCCCAGCCCAAATCAACTTGTCTCGTCCAAACACAACCTCAAAGTATTTGCATTTGCTCTAAAATTCATCAAGGCGTAGTCGC of the Primulina huaijiensis isolate GDHJ02 chromosome 1, ASM1229523v2, whole genome shotgun sequence genome contains:
- the LOC140988367 gene encoding uncharacterized protein, yielding MGASNSRLEEDKGLQLCRARKKFIKQALNGRCSVAAAHIAYIEELKIIGAALRRFAEIDARVESFAFPSRNVTTEPRAFTEKSVSQLSLSSPSRSQYEDATVNVSPSPSSQVLKYNSHHMKFISMFSKKVEEKPPVHVAVSVIPTTPPSTTPRSTEVPEASSFETPSIPSETPPWDYFGLFNPIDDHFPSQERNGFDHGSEHSDEIEHLRAEEGIPDLEDVEEKLSSHGIDESHDSEDEFDEPSLATLVRSFENVNVATKNDSNDELSAAPQENRVSKTKPPSFENVTEAKESAVNEDSSMKSSETKSPGFENMIKGKEFVFNEDPSIKSERVASETKFINGKKNNSPDLSPLRDTSSRFMHLNDAKINPITESEVEDKVAPKDFYSSMQEIEHLFVKAYESGKEVPRMLEANKFHFRPVFPGKESGSVASSLLKSCFSCGDDPSEIQQEPPQNSVKYLTWHRTSSSRSASSRNLLGGKSIEDINDVSKNLFEDFCMVSGSHASTLDRLYAWEKKLYDEVKACQVLRSNFDMKCKLLRQKESQGLNTDKTRAIVKDLHSRIRVSIHRIDSISKKIEEIRDKELQPQLEELIEGLRRMWEMMMDCHRLQFHIISISIAPGSMKINIQSDSLRQISIHLANELNTLSSNFTKWIGAQKIYVEAINKWLFKCVSLPQNTTKRNKRMRPLPIKECGPPIYMICDSWLEMIDRLPCKGVVDSIKDLAAEVAHFLPRQEKNQGKATNRSRNVSLLDGMDGDDDRSIKTDEVFEDLIPAFDGFRTRLAGFLGKLNNFAECSVSMFTDLQKSIQDAKDKYEQPKSQQNKVV